A window of Cellulosimicrobium protaetiae genomic DNA:
TCCTCGCGCTGCGCGCGGGCGTCGAGCTCGGTGAGCACAACTCGCCGCCCGCCGCGTCGATCCAGGTGCTGCGCGGACGTGTCCGCGTCACGGCGCTCGGCGAGGGCGACGTCGAGCTGGGCGCGGGCGAGCTGCGCGTCCTCACGCACGAGCGGCATGCCGTGGGCGCCATCGAGGACTCTGCGTTCCTGCTCACGACGGTGACGAGCATCCCGGGCGCCTGAGCGACGGCGCACGACCCCGGTCGCCGAACCCGGTTTCTCGGGTCACCGGCACTCGGCCTCGCCCGGCGACCCGGGTTCAACAGGTCGTCAGCGCCGCACGGCCCACGCCGCGAGCGAGAGCGCGACGACGTCCTCCGCGACCGCGCCGGGCCAGTCGGGTCGCGACCCGACGGAGAGACGTCGCCAGGCCGC
This region includes:
- a CDS encoding cupin codes for the protein MTNVDLLTDAHLTHARTAPNGRSAEVVLHDGPLRQTILALRAGVELGEHNSPPAASIQVLRGRVRVTALGEGDVELGAGELRVLTHERHAVGAIEDSAFLLTTVTSIPGA